A portion of the Deinococcus planocerae genome contains these proteins:
- the chrA gene encoding chromate efflux transporter — protein MRALEVFTVFLRLGLTSFGGPVAHLGYFRSEIVARRGWVSEAGYADVVALAQFLPGPASSQTGMALGPLRAGWAGLLAAWAAFTLPSALLMFAFARGVAGAGSLGDAGWLAGLKVAAVAVVAQAVAGMWGSLVTDRLRAGLALGVAAALVLVPGAFAQVAALLVCAGLGWRFLPAGTGGGGSLPRVTVSRRVGAALLLVCGGLLLLLPLLAPLGAGWALADATFRAGALVFGGGHVVLPLLETGFVPRFLTHETFVAGYGAANAVPGPLFTFATYLGAAQTALPAWAGAVIATLGVFLPGALLMAGTLPFWATLAARPAARSALAGLNAGVVGLLLAALYDPVFTSGTRGPREAALALLAYAGLTAGRLPAWAVVGACAGLGWVGL, from the coding sequence ATGCGCGCCCTTGAAGTGTTCACGGTGTTCCTGCGGCTGGGGCTCACGAGCTTCGGGGGGCCGGTGGCGCACCTGGGCTACTTCCGCTCGGAGATCGTGGCCCGGCGCGGCTGGGTCAGCGAGGCGGGGTACGCGGACGTGGTGGCGCTCGCCCAGTTTCTGCCGGGGCCCGCGAGCAGCCAGACGGGGATGGCCCTGGGGCCGCTGCGGGCGGGGTGGGCAGGGCTGCTCGCCGCCTGGGCCGCCTTCACCCTGCCGAGCGCCCTGCTGATGTTCGCCTTTGCGCGGGGGGTGGCGGGCGCGGGCAGCCTGGGAGACGCGGGATGGCTCGCGGGACTGAAGGTCGCGGCGGTCGCCGTCGTCGCGCAGGCGGTGGCGGGGATGTGGGGGAGCCTCGTCACGGACCGGCTGCGGGCGGGGCTCGCGCTGGGGGTGGCGGCGGCACTCGTGCTCGTGCCGGGGGCGTTCGCGCAGGTGGCGGCGCTCCTGGTGTGCGCGGGGCTCGGGTGGCGCTTTCTTCCGGCGGGCACGGGGGGAGGGGGCAGCCTGCCGCGCGTGACTGTCTCCCGCCGGGTGGGGGCGGCGCTGCTCCTCGTCTGCGGGGGGCTGCTCCTGCTCCTCCCCCTCCTCGCGCCGCTGGGGGCGGGGTGGGCGCTCGCGGACGCGACCTTCCGGGCCGGGGCCCTCGTGTTCGGCGGCGGACATGTGGTGCTGCCGCTGCTGGAGACGGGCTTCGTCCCCCGCTTCCTGACCCACGAGACCTTCGTCGCCGGGTACGGGGCGGCGAACGCGGTCCCGGGGCCGCTTTTCACCTTCGCCACCTACCTCGGGGCGGCGCAGACGGCGCTTCCGGCCTGGGCCGGGGCGGTCATCGCCACGCTCGGCGTCTTCCTCCCCGGCGCGCTCCTGATGGCGGGCACCCTCCCCTTCTGGGCCACGCTGGCCGCCCGTCCCGCCGCGCGCTCGGCCCTGGCTGGCTTGAATGCGGGCGTGGTGGGGCTGCTCCTCGCCGCGCTGTACGATCCCGTCTTCACCTCGGGCACCCGCGGCCCGCGCGAGGCGGCCCTGGCTCTGCTCGCCTACGCGGGGCTGACGGCGGGGCGGCTTCCGGCCTGGGCCGTCGTCGGGGCCTGCGCCGGGCTGGGGTGGGTGGGGCTGTGA
- a CDS encoding YkgJ family cysteine cluster protein, translated as MDPFAAPPDLPPRSPLVRDCTACGACCAAPDIHALGKPLGVSCVHLGHDCLCAVYSARPGVCRNYRPDWVCGEVAPLPTLAARVARFLQIYGLEEEALTAHHAR; from the coding sequence ATGGACCCCTTCGCCGCGCCCCCCGACCTCCCGCCCCGCTCCCCGCTCGTGCGGGACTGCACGGCGTGTGGGGCGTGTTGCGCGGCGCCTGACATCCACGCGCTCGGCAAGCCGCTGGGCGTTTCCTGCGTCCACCTGGGGCACGACTGCCTGTGTGCCGTGTACTCGGCGCGGCCCGGAGTGTGCCGCAACTACCGGCCCGACTGGGTGTGCGGCGAGGTCGCGCCCCTGCCTACCCTGGCGGCGCGGGTGGCGCGGTTTCTCCAGATCTACGGGCTGGAGGAAGAGGCTCTGACCGCTCATCACGCGCGCTGA
- a CDS encoding pyridoxal phosphate-dependent aminotransferase, whose protein sequence is MTSEPLSRTDDPAGVRDAVRAVAAYPFTPIDVPVKLDQNESAYDFPEGLKALAAERMLARPWNRYPDLHADTLRERIAQFEGWDPEGVVVTPGSNVLIKLLTELAGIGQTVLTVSPTFSVYTLEAQLLGARLVQVPLRADFSLPVDGLRAALRENPPGVLYVTQPHAPTGHADPEAAVREVVGAAEGWVVVLDEAYHQFSATDYRALIREGGNRIGLRTFSKAWGLAGVRLGYALGTPTLASHVQKLVSAFNVGILAQTALEVALEHPGYVEERAREVVAERARVLAALEGHPVWRAHPSQANFFLLRTPNADAAYRHLLSHGIVVRRQDRLPGLQGCLRVGIGTPAENDALLAAARDFR, encoded by the coding sequence ATGACCTCCGAACCCCTCTCCCGCACGGACGATCCGGCAGGGGTGCGCGACGCCGTGCGCGCCGTGGCCGCTTACCCCTTCACGCCCATCGACGTGCCCGTCAAGCTCGACCAGAACGAGAGCGCCTACGATTTCCCCGAGGGGCTCAAGGCCCTCGCCGCCGAGCGGATGCTCGCCCGGCCCTGGAACCGTTACCCCGACCTGCACGCGGACACCCTGCGGGAGCGCATCGCCCAGTTCGAGGGCTGGGACCCGGAGGGCGTGGTCGTCACGCCGGGCAGCAACGTCTTGATCAAGCTCCTCACCGAACTCGCGGGCATCGGGCAGACGGTGCTGACGGTCAGCCCCACCTTCAGCGTGTACACCCTAGAGGCGCAGCTTCTCGGGGCGCGGCTCGTGCAGGTGCCGCTGCGGGCCGACTTCTCGCTGCCAGTCGACGGGCTCAGGGCGGCCCTGCGCGAGAATCCCCCCGGCGTCCTGTACGTCACGCAGCCCCACGCGCCGACGGGCCACGCCGACCCTGAAGCCGCCGTGCGCGAGGTCGTGGGGGCCGCCGAGGGCTGGGTGGTCGTCCTCGACGAGGCGTACCACCAGTTCAGCGCGACGGACTACCGGGCGCTGATCCGGGAGGGCGGCAACCGCATCGGTCTGCGGACCTTCAGCAAGGCGTGGGGGCTGGCGGGCGTGCGGCTGGGCTACGCGCTCGGCACGCCGACCCTCGCCTCGCACGTCCAGAAGCTCGTCTCCGCCTTCAACGTGGGCATCCTCGCGCAGACGGCGCTGGAGGTGGCCCTCGAACACCCCGGCTACGTGGAGGAACGCGCCCGCGAGGTCGTCGCCGAGCGGGCCCGCGTGCTCGCCGCGCTGGAGGGGCACCCCGTCTGGCGGGCCCACCCGAGCCAGGCCAACTTCTTCCTGCTGCGGACGCCGAACGCGGACGCCGCGTACCGTCACCTCCTTTCGCACGGCATCGTGGTGCGCCGTCAGGACAGGTTGCCGGGTCTGCAAGGTTGCCTGCGGGTGGGGATCGGCACGCCCGCTGAGAACGACGCCCTGCTGGCGGCGGCGCGCGACTTCCGGTAG
- a CDS encoding TetR/AcrR family transcriptional regulator has translation MTDLPADPPTPARTRREQIHDVASRLFSERGYHATSMRDLAGELGMQGGSLYAHISGKEELLIEIVNRAARQFDAALFTLRDEPLSAEAKLREAMYRHLRVVADNMESATVFFHEWKHLSPGAYRHVTDWRDTIDTFYRDLVRQGIAEGTLRADLDVRMAANLILSAVNWAYTWYRPGGPLSPRDVAEGYADMLLGGLRAGTGEGA, from the coding sequence ATGACCGACCTGCCCGCCGACCCTCCCACCCCCGCCCGCACCCGCCGGGAGCAGATTCACGACGTGGCGAGCCGCCTGTTTTCCGAGCGCGGCTACCACGCGACGAGTATGCGCGACCTCGCCGGGGAGCTGGGGATGCAGGGGGGCAGCCTCTACGCCCACATCAGCGGCAAGGAGGAACTGCTCATCGAGATCGTGAACCGCGCGGCGCGGCAGTTCGACGCGGCCCTCTTCACCCTGCGGGATGAGCCGCTGTCCGCCGAGGCCAAGTTGCGCGAGGCGATGTACCGCCACCTGCGGGTGGTCGCCGACAACATGGAGAGTGCCACCGTCTTCTTCCACGAGTGGAAGCACCTCTCGCCCGGGGCGTACCGCCACGTCACCGACTGGCGCGACACCATCGACACCTTTTACCGCGACCTCGTGCGGCAGGGCATCGCCGAGGGCACCCTCCGCGCCGACCTCGACGTGAGGATGGCCGCCAACCTGATCCTCTCCGCCGTGAACTGGGCCTACACGTGGTACCGCCCCGGCGGCCCCCTCTCGCCGCGCGACGTGGCGGAGGGCTACGCCGACATGCTGCTCGGCGGCCTGCGCGCCGGGACAGGAGAGGGCGCGTGA
- a CDS encoding SRPBCC family protein, whose protein sequence is MTNTNSGEQGKGMDQGRVISGAAGGALMLMGLRRRGILGLGMAAVGGYLAYRAATGNDPVMAAAGLSGSAAAAKPIFVEHSVVVDRPAQQVYDYWRKLDNLPSIMSHLESVSVLDERRSRWVAKAPLGTHVEWEAEIVNDKPGERIGWHSLPGATVDNAGSVQFENLPNGGTRVHVALSYRPPAGALGAAVAKLFGEEPSQQIAEDLQKFKTTFEGSNPAN, encoded by the coding sequence ATGACGAATACGAACAGCGGTGAGCAGGGCAAGGGCATGGACCAGGGCCGTGTGATCAGCGGGGCGGCGGGCGGGGCCCTGATGCTGATGGGCCTGCGTCGGCGCGGCATTCTGGGCCTGGGGATGGCGGCGGTGGGCGGCTACCTCGCCTACCGCGCGGCGACCGGCAACGACCCGGTGATGGCGGCGGCGGGCCTGAGCGGCAGTGCGGCGGCGGCCAAGCCGATTTTCGTCGAGCACAGCGTGGTCGTGGACCGCCCGGCGCAGCAGGTGTACGATTACTGGCGCAAGCTCGACAACCTTCCCAGCATCATGAGCCACCTGGAAAGCGTCTCCGTCCTCGACGAGCGCCGCAGCCGCTGGGTCGCCAAGGCGCCGCTGGGCACCCACGTCGAGTGGGAGGCCGAGATCGTCAACGACAAGCCCGGCGAGCGCATCGGCTGGCACTCCTTGCCCGGCGCCACCGTGGACAACGCGGGCAGCGTTCAGTTCGAGAATCTCCCGAACGGGGGCACCCGCGTCCACGTCGCGCTCTCCTACCGCCCGCCCGCCGGGGCGCTGGGGGCCGCCGTCGCCAAGCTCTTCGGCGAGGAGCCCAGCCAGCAGATCGCCGAGGACCTCCAAAAGTTCAAGACGACCTTCGAGGGCTCGAACCCGGCGAACTGA
- a CDS encoding DMT family transporter, with translation MSRSVSSRAPQIGRLDALSLGAILVTLVFWASAFAGIRAGLEAFTPGHLTLYRFLVAAAALIVYAVVARIPVPPARDLGQIFGLSLAGITLYHLLLNIGELSVPAGTASLIVAAGPVITALLATRFAGERLGALGWLGTGISLGGVALIVLGRGESVEFTRGALLILAAAFFTSLYFVFQRPLLRRMNPLHFTVWSLLLGTLPLLAFLPGFGAGLRAAPLPAHLAVIYLGLFPSVLGYLTWTFALARVGASTTTSFLYVSPVLAILIGWLWLGEVPGLISLVGGLIAVAGVILVNTRGRPAP, from the coding sequence GTGAGCCGATCCGTCTCCTCCCGCGCGCCGCAGATCGGTCGTCTCGACGCCCTCTCGCTGGGAGCGATCCTCGTCACCCTGGTGTTCTGGGCGTCGGCGTTCGCGGGTATCCGGGCCGGACTGGAGGCGTTCACGCCGGGGCACCTCACGCTCTACCGCTTCCTGGTGGCGGCGGCGGCCCTGATCGTGTACGCCGTGGTCGCGCGCATCCCCGTGCCGCCCGCGCGGGACCTCGGGCAGATTTTCGGGCTCAGCCTCGCCGGGATCACCCTCTACCACCTGCTGCTGAACATCGGCGAACTCAGCGTGCCCGCCGGGACGGCCAGCCTGATCGTGGCGGCGGGGCCAGTCATCACGGCGCTGCTCGCCACGCGCTTCGCGGGGGAGCGGCTGGGCGCGCTGGGGTGGCTGGGCACCGGAATCAGCCTGGGCGGGGTCGCGCTGATCGTGCTCGGGCGCGGCGAGAGCGTGGAGTTCACGCGTGGGGCGCTGTTGATCCTGGCGGCGGCCTTTTTCACCAGCCTGTACTTCGTGTTCCAGCGGCCCCTGCTCAGGCGGATGAACCCCCTCCACTTCACGGTCTGGAGCCTGCTGCTGGGCACCCTGCCCCTGCTCGCCTTCCTGCCCGGCTTCGGGGCGGGGCTCCGGGCGGCTCCCCTCCCGGCCCACCTCGCGGTGATCTACCTCGGCCTTTTCCCGTCGGTGCTCGGTTACCTGACGTGGACGTTCGCCCTGGCGCGGGTGGGCGCGAGCACGACGACCTCCTTCCTGTACGTCAGCCCGGTGCTCGCCATCCTGATTGGGTGGCTGTGGCTGGGGGAGGTGCCGGGGCTGATCAGTCTGGTCGGCGGATTGATCGCGGTCGCGGGCGTCATCCTCGTGAACACGCGGGGGAGGCCCGCCCCGTGA
- a CDS encoding ABC transporter permease subunit produces the protein MRLGGLTILDDVSLTVPHGEFLAVIGPSGEGKSTLLRVLAGLLRPQAGTVEVASPPALMFQDDRLLPWRTALRNVRLPRDLGAGGGLEPGEALHLVGLDHYAGYFPGQLSGGMRARVALARALAQSGDVLLLDEPFAALDALVRERFNAELRHLHDKTGRTTVLVTHSIREAATLADRVAVLRAGRIVEILDTRQKTHAPAASPVEAHLRALLGAGNSTRLVVAPKGRVRLGWLAPTAALLVGLGLWEVGARLLNQPFLLPGPGQVWAEFAKTPGEFLAFTWGTARVALLGALLGSLIGALVGYPLGKSRALERFLSPFVVASQSTPIVVLAPLLITWFGFGAVPAVLVSALSALYPVMVATIVGVREVRPTDHELFSTLRATPWQRLTRLELPSALPVMLGGLRLALSLALIGAVVWEFVSNQPGLGFAVNQARAYYNTPRQFAAIVLLILLGVALYGAVVALERRVLRYRRG, from the coding sequence ATGCGGCTGGGCGGCCTGACGATCCTCGACGACGTGTCGCTGACCGTGCCGCACGGCGAGTTCCTGGCGGTGATCGGCCCGAGCGGCGAGGGCAAGAGCACCCTGCTGCGCGTGCTGGCGGGGCTGCTCCGCCCCCAGGCGGGGACGGTGGAGGTCGCCTCGCCCCCCGCGCTGATGTTTCAGGACGACCGATTGCTGCCGTGGCGCACCGCCCTGCGCAACGTGCGGCTGCCGCGGGACCTCGGGGCGGGAGGTGGCCTGGAGCCGGGGGAGGCGCTGCACCTCGTCGGCCTGGATCACTACGCGGGCTACTTCCCGGGGCAGCTCTCGGGCGGGATGCGGGCGCGGGTGGCGCTCGCCCGCGCGCTCGCCCAGAGCGGCGACGTGCTGCTCCTCGACGAGCCCTTCGCGGCCCTCGACGCCCTCGTGCGCGAGCGCTTCAACGCCGAGCTGCGTCACCTCCACGACAAGACCGGGCGCACGACGGTGCTCGTGACCCACTCCATCCGGGAGGCCGCCACCCTCGCCGACCGGGTGGCCGTGCTGCGCGCGGGGCGGATCGTGGAGATTCTGGACACCCGGCAAAAGACCCACGCCCCGGCGGCGAGCCCGGTCGAGGCCCACCTGCGCGCGCTGCTGGGGGCCGGGAACAGCACGCGGCTCGTCGTGGCCCCCAAGGGCCGGGTGCGCCTGGGCTGGCTCGCCCCCACCGCCGCGCTGCTCGTGGGGCTGGGGCTGTGGGAGGTCGGGGCGCGGCTGCTGAACCAGCCCTTCCTCCTCCCCGGCCCCGGGCAGGTGTGGGCGGAGTTCGCCAAGACGCCGGGCGAGTTCCTGGCCTTCACCTGGGGGACGGCGCGGGTGGCGCTCCTCGGGGCGCTGCTCGGGAGCCTCATCGGGGCGCTGGTCGGCTATCCCCTGGGCAAGTCGCGCGCACTCGAACGCTTCCTGAGCCCCTTTGTCGTCGCCTCGCAGAGCACGCCCATCGTGGTCCTCGCGCCGCTGCTGATCACGTGGTTCGGCTTCGGGGCGGTGCCCGCCGTGCTCGTCAGCGCCCTGAGCGCCCTCTATCCCGTCATGGTCGCCACCATCGTGGGGGTGCGGGAGGTGCGGCCCACCGACCACGAACTCTTTTCCACCCTGCGCGCGACCCCCTGGCAGCGGCTGACCCGCCTCGAACTGCCCTCCGCCCTGCCCGTCATGCTCGGCGGGCTGCGGCTGGCGCTCTCGCTCGCCCTGATCGGCGCCGTCGTGTGGGAGTTCGTGAGCAACCAGCCGGGGCTGGGTTTCGCCGTCAACCAGGCCCGCGCGTACTACAACACGCCCCGCCAGTTCGCCGCCATCGTGCTGCTGATCCTCCTGGGGGTGGCGCTGTACGGGGCGGTGGTGGCATTGGAGCGGCGGGTGCTGCGGTACCGGAGGGGGTAG
- a CDS encoding NUDIX domain-containing protein: protein MDRPVVCVGALVWGPEGRVLLVRTTKWRGLWGVPGGKVDWGETLEAAVLREFREETGLRLSDVRSAQTQEAVLSPEFHKPAHMVLVDFFARTQEVEVVPNEEIEAWAWVPLAGATGYPLNTFTRTLVELALTRGEA from the coding sequence ATGGACAGGCCAGTCGTCTGCGTGGGAGCGCTCGTGTGGGGGCCGGAGGGGCGGGTGCTGCTCGTCCGCACGACGAAGTGGCGCGGCCTGTGGGGGGTGCCGGGCGGCAAGGTGGACTGGGGCGAGACGCTGGAGGCGGCGGTCCTGCGCGAGTTCCGGGAGGAGACGGGGTTGAGGCTGAGCGACGTGAGGTCCGCCCAGACCCAGGAGGCCGTGCTGAGCCCCGAGTTCCACAAGCCCGCCCACATGGTTCTGGTGGACTTCTTCGCCCGCACCCAGGAGGTCGAGGTCGTCCCCAACGAGGAGATCGAGGCGTGGGCCTGGGTCCCGCTCGCCGGGGCGACGGGCTATCCCCTGAACACCTTCACCCGCACGCTCGTCGAGCTGGCCCTCACGCGGGGCGAGGCGTGA
- the tmpR gene encoding bifunctional dihydropteridine reductase/dihydrofolate reductase TmpR: MTGGGEKGTALVTGAARGIGRALAVALAAEGYAVAVHYRGSEADARETARLCEGEGVRATVSRAELTDPAQARALVREAHAAFPGSPLAVLVNNVGNYVHRPLLETTDAEWADMLASNLTATFATCQEAAGPMREAGFGRIVNLGYAGARHLVARPGIVPYVIAKTGVLHLSHALARVLAGTGVSVNVVSPGVIETSVSQPLREIPAGRVGTVAELVDAALYFVRASDYITGQELEVAGGWNL, encoded by the coding sequence GTGACGGGCGGCGGGGAAAAGGGGACGGCCCTCGTCACCGGGGCGGCGCGCGGCATCGGTCGGGCGCTCGCCGTGGCCCTCGCCGCCGAGGGGTACGCGGTGGCCGTCCACTACCGGGGCAGCGAGGCGGACGCGCGGGAGACGGCCCGGCTCTGCGAGGGGGAGGGCGTCCGGGCAACCGTGTCGCGAGCCGAGCTGACGGACCCCGCCCAGGCCCGCGCCCTCGTCCGGGAGGCCCACGCCGCCTTTCCCGGCTCACCCCTCGCCGTCCTCGTGAACAACGTCGGGAATTACGTCCACCGCCCCCTGCTGGAGACGACCGACGCCGAGTGGGCCGATATGCTCGCCTCCAACCTCACCGCCACTTTCGCCACGTGTCAGGAGGCCGCCGGACCCATGCGCGAGGCGGGCTTCGGGCGCATCGTGAACCTGGGGTACGCGGGCGCGCGTCACCTCGTCGCCCGGCCCGGCATCGTGCCCTACGTGATCGCCAAGACGGGCGTGCTCCACCTCTCGCACGCGCTCGCCCGGGTGCTCGCGGGCACGGGCGTCTCGGTGAACGTCGTCTCTCCGGGCGTGATCGAGACCTCCGTCAGCCAGCCCCTGCGCGAGATTCCCGCCGGACGGGTCGGCACCGTCGCCGAACTCGTGGACGCCGCCCTGTATTTCGTCCGGGCGAGCGACTACATAACCGGGCAGGAGCTGGAGGTGGCGGGGGGGTGGAATCTGTAG
- a CDS encoding YbaY family lipoprotein, giving the protein MRFHLPLLLAALLTPSAPAQMTITRPPPPAASVQPSAAPAVPSDLPAGWRVISGRVRAPAEVRLPAGSTVTVSLEDVTRQEGASLSRVQASFPISRLSTPYQLQFNPVRLRPGRTYALTARVTAPDGRLLYRTTTPQPLPTARNAVQDVAVSAVR; this is encoded by the coding sequence ATGAGGTTTCACCTGCCCCTGCTCCTCGCCGCGCTGCTCACCCCGTCCGCCCCGGCGCAGATGACGATCACCCGGCCCCCTCCGCCCGCCGCGAGCGTCCAGCCCTCCGCCGCCCCCGCCGTGCCCTCCGATCTGCCCGCCGGGTGGCGGGTGATCAGCGGTCGGGTCCGCGCCCCCGCCGAGGTGCGGCTGCCCGCCGGAAGCACCGTGACGGTCAGCCTGGAGGACGTGACGCGCCAGGAGGGGGCCAGCCTCTCCCGGGTGCAGGCGAGCTTTCCCATCTCGCGCCTCTCGACCCCGTACCAGCTCCAGTTCAACCCCGTGCGCCTGCGTCCGGGCCGCACCTACGCCCTGACCGCCCGCGTCACCGCCCCCGACGGGCGCCTGCTCTACCGCACGACCACCCCCCAGCCGCTCCCGACGGCGCGCAACGCGGTGCAGGACGTGGCGGTGAGCGCGGTGCGGTGA
- a CDS encoding asparaginase has product MTDPPTKRLAALHTGGTIASRPSPDGAGVTPQAAPAVPGLPGVVVEDVRPFTLPSPHVTPGHMLALSHLIAGLAPGYDGVVVTHGTDTLEETAFLLHLTLGVQTPVVLTGSMRHAEEVSWDGPGNLLDAAHVALHPASRGRGPLVVFGGDLFDARTVTKVHTTAVDAFGGYPGPIGRIDRAGETAHVRFFARPEPRPTYDPAALSARVEILYAYAGWTGEGYGGAEDRADGLVIAALGTGNLPAELLPLIARTTAAGKPVVIATRTHAGPVIPVYGYPGGGATLVAAGAIPASFLNAHKARLLLMVLLSLGKTGEEIRRVFGEGAF; this is encoded by the coding sequence GTGACGGACCCGCCCACGAAGCGGCTCGCCGCCCTGCACACGGGCGGCACCATCGCCAGCCGCCCCAGCCCGGACGGCGCGGGCGTCACGCCCCAGGCGGCGCCCGCCGTGCCGGGGCTGCCCGGCGTCGTGGTCGAGGACGTTCGGCCCTTCACCCTCCCCAGCCCGCACGTCACGCCGGGGCACATGCTGGCCCTCTCGCACCTGATCGCCGGGCTCGCCCCCGGGTACGACGGGGTGGTCGTCACCCACGGCACCGACACGCTGGAGGAGACGGCCTTCCTGCTGCACCTGACGCTCGGCGTCCAGACGCCCGTGGTCCTGACGGGGAGCATGCGCCACGCCGAGGAAGTGTCCTGGGACGGGCCCGGCAACCTCCTCGACGCCGCGCACGTCGCCCTGCACCCGGCGAGCCGGGGACGCGGCCCCCTCGTCGTCTTCGGCGGGGACCTCTTCGACGCGCGCACCGTGACGAAGGTGCACACGACCGCCGTGGACGCCTTCGGGGGGTATCCGGGGCCCATCGGGCGGATCGACCGGGCGGGGGAGACCGCCCACGTCCGTTTCTTCGCCCGGCCCGAGCCCCGGCCCACCTACGACCCGGCGGCGCTGAGTGCCCGCGTCGAGATTCTCTACGCCTACGCGGGCTGGACGGGGGAAGGGTACGGGGGGGCCGAGGACCGCGCCGACGGGCTGGTGATCGCCGCCCTGGGCACCGGGAACCTCCCCGCCGAGCTGCTGCCCCTGATCGCGCGGACGACCGCGGCAGGCAAACCCGTGGTGATCGCTACCCGGACCCACGCCGGGCCGGTGATCCCCGTCTACGGCTACCCCGGCGGTGGGGCGACCCTGGTGGCGGCGGGGGCGATTCCCGCGAGCTTTCTCAACGCGCACAAGGCCCGCCTCCTCCTGATGGTCCTGCTGAGCCTGGGAAAGACCGGGGAGGAGATTCGGCGGGTGTTCGGGGAGGGGGCGTTCTAG
- the hemC gene encoding hydroxymethylbilane synthase: MRTVTIGTRGSNLALAQTRWVVARLKEEWPDTDFRIQTISTGGDRNRGSLEAMAQKGDKGFWVKEIEEALLSGRVDIAVHSLKDLPTEQPEGLEVSSIPKRVDARDVLIGKEGMKRLADLPPGARVGTSSVRRRAFLHAYRPDLEVINLRGNIDTRLAAIGTPDYDAIILAAAGLIRTEQRHRIDEFLEPDIMLPAPGQGALALETRADDDLNIEVAYAIHDHGTDDRVTAEREFLAGLGAGCLAPVGAHASVKGGVLTLEGWVGAVDGSKVIRATTSGDPTECADLGAELATDMLGQGAQDLIDSVRV; the protein is encoded by the coding sequence ATGCGTACGGTCACGATAGGGACGCGCGGCAGCAACCTCGCGCTCGCGCAGACCCGCTGGGTGGTCGCCCGCCTGAAGGAAGAATGGCCCGACACGGACTTCCGCATTCAGACCATCAGCACGGGCGGCGACCGCAACCGCGGCAGCCTGGAGGCGATGGCCCAGAAGGGCGACAAGGGCTTTTGGGTCAAGGAGATCGAGGAGGCCCTGCTCTCGGGCCGCGTCGACATCGCGGTCCACTCCCTCAAGGACCTCCCCACCGAGCAGCCGGAGGGCCTGGAGGTCTCGTCGATCCCCAAACGGGTGGACGCCCGCGACGTCCTGATCGGCAAGGAGGGCATGAAGCGCCTCGCCGACCTGCCCCCCGGCGCCCGCGTGGGCACGAGCAGCGTGCGCAGACGGGCCTTCTTGCACGCCTACCGCCCGGACCTGGAGGTCATCAACCTGCGGGGCAACATCGACACCCGCCTCGCCGCCATCGGCACCCCCGATTACGACGCGATCATCCTCGCGGCGGCGGGGCTGATCCGCACCGAGCAGCGTCACCGCATCGACGAGTTTCTGGAGCCGGACATCATGCTCCCCGCGCCGGGCCAGGGGGCGCTCGCCCTGGAGACCCGCGCCGACGACGACCTGAACATCGAGGTCGCCTACGCCATCCACGACCACGGCACCGACGACCGGGTGACCGCCGAGCGCGAGTTCCTGGCGGGCCTGGGGGCGGGGTGCCTCGCTCCCGTCGGCGCCCACGCGAGCGTCAAGGGCGGTGTCCTCACCCTGGAGGGCTGGGTGGGCGCGGTGGACGGCAGCAAGGTCATCCGCGCGACGACCTCGGGCGACCCGACCGAGTGCGCGGACCTGGGCGCCGAACTCGCCACCGACATGCTGGGTCAGGGGGCGCAGGACCTGATCGACTCGGTGCGGGTGTGA